A section of the Planctomycetaceae bacterium genome encodes:
- the lipB gene encoding lipoyl(octanoyl) transferase LipB: MGGISYNAQFEIMKIEIIDCGIRDYNTVLAMQEKALVELQTGSDEEKVFIVEHSPVITLGVRTEKNKLLKSSEIIKKSGIEIVPIHRGGGSTAHNPGQLVIYPIINLKHHNLGVSDYVHLLEKNGIEFLAALGVKSETKKGFPGLWVGEKKIASIGVQIKKWVTFHGIAINISNDLSIFDFIVPCGLDNVTMTSAEKELGRKIDIEESKKILKTILLKYLGE; encoded by the coding sequence GTGGGGGGGATTTCGTATAATGCGCAGTTTGAGATTATGAAAATAGAAATAATTGATTGTGGAATAAGGGATTATAATACTGTTCTTGCGATGCAGGAAAAGGCGTTAGTCGAGTTGCAGACAGGCAGCGATGAAGAGAAAGTCTTCATTGTCGAGCATTCGCCTGTGATTACGCTTGGCGTCAGAACTGAAAAAAATAAGCTGTTGAAGAGCAGTGAAATCATAAAAAAGTCAGGGATTGAAATAGTTCCAATTCATCGTGGCGGCGGAAGCACAGCCCACAACCCCGGCCAGCTTGTCATTTATCCGATTATAAATTTAAAGCACCATAACCTCGGCGTAAGCGACTATGTCCATCTGCTTGAAAAAAATGGAATTGAATTTCTCGCAGCACTTGGCGTAAAGAGCGAAACAAAAAAGGGTTTCCCTGGCCTGTGGGTTGGCGAAAAGAAAATAGCGTCAATCGGCGTGCAGATAAAAAAATGGGTTACATTCCACGGCATTGCGATAAATATCAGCAATGATTTAAGCATTTTTGATTTCATTGTTCCCTGTGGTTTGGATAATGTTACAATGACGTCCGCTGAAAAAGAACTTGGCAGAAAAATCGACATTGAAGAATCAAAAAAAATACTTAAAACAATTCTTTTGAAATATTTAGGTGAATAG
- a CDS encoding DUF1266 domain-containing protein, whose translation MTRMFLLIFLPLYTFNPQHYNIKQTPLTNAQIWAIAASNVQMEAKQLSFDSLAGTKITDITINKTKNMLKKSWDINDRESFLQSLKNLQGGGHSIEFETYKKYLSSNEQSKARLKSEFNDPDFTYKYAIVKKYSNSLGSKSLYGWDASRYICLCRYGYVCGYISEEEAWEKIMPMAKFIQKTFDSWRELGRNYLIGREFWYPGKEDSYFFKEAYLRLLEMPDSPWVKLKWNLPLDEEN comes from the coding sequence ATGACACGAATGTTTCTTTTAATTTTTTTACCATTGTACACTTTCAACCCACAGCACTATAACATCAAACAAACTCCTTTAACCAATGCACAAATATGGGCAATTGCAGCATCCAATGTTCAAATGGAAGCAAAACAACTAAGTTTTGACAGTCTGGCTGGGACGAAAATAACAGATATTACAATCAATAAAACGAAAAATATGCTCAAAAAATCGTGGGATATCAACGACAGAGAGAGTTTTCTGCAAAGTTTGAAAAATTTGCAGGGAGGCGGGCACAGCATTGAGTTTGAAACATACAAAAAATATCTATCAAGTAACGAACAATCCAAAGCAAGACTCAAAAGTGAATTTAATGATCCAGACTTCACATACAAATACGCAATCGTCAAAAAATACAGTAATTCGCTTGGAAGCAAAAGTCTTTACGGCTGGGACGCATCAAGATATATCTGCCTGTGCCGATACGGATATGTGTGTGGTTATATAAGCGAGGAAGAGGCATGGGAAAAAATAATGCCGATGGCAAAATTTATTCAAAAAACTTTCGATTCGTGGCGGGAACTCGGCAGGAACTATTTAATCGGCAGAGAATTCTGGTATCCCGGCAAAGAAGATTCCTACTTTTTCAAGGAAGCGTATTTGCGGCTGCTTGAAATGCCGGACAGTCCGTGGGTGAAACTGAAATGGAATTTACCTCTTGACGAGGAGAACTAA
- the lipA gene encoding lipoyl synthase produces the protein MTDKIKRRLPEWLKRPMPAGNCFNSTSSTIKQLGIETICTNANCPNQGECWSKGTATVLILGNICTRNCKFCSVIKGKPLPPDATEPQRVAELAKELKIKYLVITSVTRDDLPDGGAGHFVDVMKAVRDMDSEVKFELLVPDFKNCRQKALDVLADALPFVFGHNVETMPRLYSIARSGANYRESLNLLQEAKNKWPDCPTKSSIMLGLGEKDEEIEQVLKDLRSVNCDRLAIGQYLRPSKTSLDVVEYVHPDKFAHWADYAKKLGFSWVMSSPFTRSSYHAESAGV, from the coding sequence ATGACTGACAAAATCAAACGACGTTTGCCGGAATGGCTCAAAAGGCCTATGCCGGCCGGAAACTGCTTTAACAGCACAAGTTCGACAATCAAACAGCTTGGCATAGAAACCATCTGCACCAACGCAAATTGTCCCAATCAGGGCGAATGCTGGTCAAAAGGCACGGCCACGGTTCTGATTCTCGGCAATATATGCACACGAAATTGTAAATTCTGCTCGGTAATAAAAGGCAAACCTTTACCGCCGGATGCGACCGAGCCGCAAAGAGTTGCCGAGCTTGCGAAAGAACTTAAAATAAAATATTTAGTGATAACAAGTGTAACAAGAGATGATTTGCCGGATGGTGGGGCTGGACATTTTGTAGATGTTATGAAAGCTGTTCGCGATATGGACAGCGAGGTGAAATTTGAGCTTCTTGTGCCGGACTTCAAAAACTGTCGGCAAAAAGCTCTTGATGTTTTGGCAGATGCTTTACCTTTTGTGTTCGGCCATAACGTTGAAACTATGCCGAGGCTTTATTCAATTGCTCGCAGCGGCGCGAATTATCGGGAATCTTTAAATCTTTTACAGGAAGCGAAAAATAAATGGCCTGATTGTCCGACGAAATCATCGATTATGCTCGGACTCGGCGAAAAAGATGAAGAAATTGAGCAGGTATTAAAGGATTTGCGAAGTGTAAATTGCGACAGGCTCGCGATTGGCCAATATCTTCGGCCTTCGAAAACATCGCTCGATGTTGTCGAATATGTTCATCCAGATAAGTTTGCGCATTGGGCGGATTATGCGAAAAAGCTCGGCTTTAGCTGGGTTATGT